In Pyramidobacter piscolens W5455, a genomic segment contains:
- a CDS encoding thiamine pyrophosphate-dependent dehydrogenase E1 component subunit alpha, protein MKVTKEKLLDMYRTMFMIRSFELKAAELFAAGRIPGFVHLYVGEEAVATGVCANLKKGDYITSTHRGHGHLLAKGGDVNLMMAELFGKASGYCKGKGGSMHIADVDLGILGANGIVGAGFPIAVGAAFSCKYRKTGDVTVCFFGDAASNRGTFHEGINFASIHKLPVVFVCENNMYGISNYQKAGMNINDIADRSEGYGIPGASVDGNDVMAVYEAASAAIENARKGDGPSLIECKTWRQRGHFEGDPGKYKDPEEQKNWVAKDPLPRLEKRLEELGYASKDELEAMQKEILQRIEAAVQFAESGPDPSPSELLTDVLA, encoded by the coding sequence ATGAAGGTCACGAAAGAGAAACTTCTGGACATGTACAGGACGATGTTCATGATCCGTTCCTTCGAACTGAAGGCGGCCGAGCTCTTCGCGGCCGGAAGGATCCCCGGCTTCGTCCACCTTTATGTGGGAGAGGAGGCCGTCGCCACGGGAGTATGCGCCAATCTGAAGAAGGGCGACTACATCACAAGCACCCACCGCGGGCACGGACACCTTCTGGCCAAGGGAGGCGACGTCAATCTGATGATGGCCGAGCTCTTCGGAAAGGCCTCAGGGTATTGCAAGGGCAAGGGCGGATCGATGCATATCGCTGACGTGGATCTGGGCATCCTCGGAGCCAACGGGATCGTCGGAGCGGGATTCCCGATCGCCGTAGGCGCGGCGTTTTCCTGCAAATACCGCAAGACAGGCGATGTGACAGTCTGCTTCTTCGGAGACGCGGCCTCGAATCGGGGAACGTTCCACGAGGGGATCAACTTCGCCTCGATCCACAAACTGCCGGTCGTTTTCGTCTGCGAGAACAACATGTACGGCATTTCCAACTACCAGAAAGCGGGCATGAACATCAACGACATCGCCGACCGCAGCGAAGGGTACGGCATACCGGGCGCGAGCGTGGACGGCAACGACGTCATGGCGGTCTACGAAGCCGCCAGCGCAGCCATCGAAAACGCCCGCAAGGGCGACGGGCCCAGCCTGATCGAGTGCAAGACATGGCGCCAGCGCGGTCACTTCGAGGGCGACCCGGGGAAATACAAGGATCCCGAGGAACAGAAGAACTGGGTTGCCAAGGATCCGCTGCCGCGTCTTGAGAAGCGTTTGGAGGAACTGGGATACGCCTCCAAGGATGAGCTCGAAGCCATGCAGAAGGAAATTCTTCAGAGAATCGAAGCCGCAGTCCAGTTTGCGGAGAGCGGCCCCGATCCATCGCCGAGCGAGCTGCTCACCGACGTACTGGCCTGA